In Oscillatoria sp. FACHB-1407, a single window of DNA contains:
- a CDS encoding response regulator: MKTILVIDNNETFRVILADWLRTEGFYPITAENGFEGIQLARSHCPDLVLCDVNMPEMNGVEVLKQLRNDRNTLRIPFFFLTSDRSLNLSLIQQLGATGIIKKDAEIDKLRQALVQCQN, encoded by the coding sequence ATGAAAACTATTCTTGTTATTGATAACAATGAAACGTTTCGCGTTATCCTGGCTGATTGGTTAAGAACCGAGGGATTTTATCCGATCACAGCAGAGAATGGTTTTGAGGGCATTCAACTTGCTCGCTCTCATTGCCCTGACTTAGTTCTTTGCGATGTTAATATGCCTGAAATGAATGGGGTTGAAGTACTAAAGCAATTGCGAAATGATCGAAATACATTGCGTATTCCCTTCTTCTTCCTGACTTCAGATAGAAGCTTAAATCTAAGTCTCATCCAACAGCTAGGTGCTACTGGAATTATCAAGAAAGATGCAGAAATTGATAAGCTACGCCAAGCCTTAGTGCAGTGTCAAAACTAA
- a CDS encoding PAS domain-containing protein — protein MVDQRTLSTSCSIATMLGYTADAIHEMSAVGLDNLIHPDGLNLVSDHYQRFATLRSNDVMMTNYRMKRADGAWCWLHSQETPLLAAIDGFPLQILGSVRLLPHLLACSPED, from the coding sequence TTGGTAGACCAGCGCACACTCTCCACCAGTTGTTCTATTGCAACAATGCTGGGCTATACTGCCGATGCCATTCATGAGATGAGTGCTGTTGGGCTAGACAATCTCATTCACCCTGATGGCCTGAACTTAGTTTCCGATCATTACCAACGCTTTGCTACCCTGCGCTCTAATGACGTGATGATGACCAACTATCGTATGAAGCGAGCCGATGGAGCATGGTGTTGGCTGCATTCCCAAGAAACCCCGTTGCTAGCAGCGATCGACGGGTTTCCACTTCAAATATTGGGAAGTGTGCGACTGTTGCCTCATCTTTTGGCATGCTCGCCGGAAGATTGA
- a CDS encoding helix-turn-helix domain-containing protein gives MLDELHDIKSLPIHYEDNTHFELYLKSSYPKTISILAIDSDYQGYLQSHPLTKRELDVLRLIVEGYSNHAIAQKLYLSIGTIKTHVRNIPTKFNVHDRTHAAVAALRAGLVS, from the coding sequence TTGCTTGACGAGTTGCATGACATCAAGAGTTTGCCAATACATTATGAGGATAATACTCATTTTGAGCTTTACCTAAAGTCTTCTTATCCAAAAACGATTAGCATTCTCGCTATTGATTCAGATTACCAAGGTTATCTACAGAGCCATCCTTTAACCAAACGTGAACTAGATGTTCTGAGGTTGATTGTAGAGGGTTACAGTAATCATGCAATTGCTCAAAAGCTGTATTTAAGTATTGGAACGATTAAGACTCACGTTCGTAATATTCCTACAAAGTTCAATGTTCATGATCGTACACACGCTGCTGTGGCGGCTCTACGTGCTGGGTTAGTTAGCTAG
- a CDS encoding hybrid sensor histidine kinase/response regulator: MVKTLLPKQDIQETARLLVVEDEYILAINLQESLESLGYVVVDVADTAEFAIQRAEELRPDLVLMDIRLQGEMDGIQAAEQIWNQLQIPVIYVTGHSDKSTVERATLTFPFGYILKPVRDKELYVAIQTALNRYEREQFLSTVLRGMGDSVVVVDNQLQIMYLNPAGEYLTGWTLNEAMNQDVTHVVQFVDELTQQPIQHPIILAIQQDTTIYLNGHTLLVSKTGSTIPVADSAVPLRDQQGVVIGAVLVFRDDTQRRLLEAHEQAVIQAQQMEAQLQEMQRLNDLKDDFLATTSHELRTPLSNIRLAIRLLETVLNQQGFLNIEEFPKASTVTRYLSVLRDQCDQELKLVNDLLDIRSIEANAYSLDPIEIHLQDWLPHITESFQERAIAQQQTLQVNISPNLPELVSDTSGLTRIISELLNNACKYTPANEQIQVIAKLADDPPGDINSGIQIIIRNSGVEISAEQLPRIFDPFYRIPSNDPWKHGGTGLGLALVKKLAEHMKSAISVTSSQKWVTFTLLLPLVLTVDPLPSSKI, translated from the coding sequence ATGGTGAAAACTCTTTTACCAAAACAAGATATTCAAGAGACAGCACGGCTGCTCGTTGTTGAAGATGAATATATCCTGGCGATTAACTTGCAAGAAAGTTTAGAATCTTTAGGTTATGTTGTTGTAGATGTTGCAGATACCGCAGAATTTGCAATTCAAAGAGCAGAAGAATTACGTCCTGATCTCGTTCTGATGGATATTCGTTTACAAGGTGAGATGGATGGCATTCAAGCCGCTGAACAAATTTGGAACCAATTGCAGATTCCAGTAATATATGTGACCGGGCATTCTGACAAGAGTACGGTAGAAAGAGCCACGTTAACGTTTCCTTTTGGTTATATTCTTAAACCAGTCCGAGATAAAGAACTCTATGTTGCGATTCAAACGGCTCTCAATCGCTATGAACGAGAACAGTTTTTAAGTACTGTTTTGCGGGGCATGGGGGATAGTGTTGTTGTTGTAGATAATCAGCTACAAATCATGTACCTCAATCCAGCAGGCGAATATCTGACTGGATGGACGCTAAACGAGGCCATGAATCAAGATGTCACGCACGTCGTTCAATTCGTTGATGAACTGACTCAACAGCCGATTCAACATCCAATCATTCTAGCAATTCAACAAGATACAACGATTTACCTGAATGGGCATACTCTGCTAGTCTCTAAAACTGGCTCAACCATTCCAGTTGCCGATAGTGCAGTGCCCCTGCGAGATCAACAGGGAGTCGTGATAGGTGCAGTCCTGGTTTTTCGAGATGATACACAGAGGCGACTACTCGAAGCCCATGAGCAGGCTGTTATCCAGGCTCAACAAATGGAAGCTCAATTACAAGAGATGCAGCGATTGAATGATCTTAAGGATGATTTCCTGGCAACAACATCTCACGAATTGCGAACGCCGCTATCAAATATTCGGCTAGCAATTCGTCTGTTAGAGACGGTTTTAAATCAACAAGGTTTTCTTAATATAGAAGAGTTTCCTAAAGCTTCAACGGTCACTCGTTATCTATCAGTATTGCGTGATCAGTGTGATCAAGAACTTAAACTTGTGAATGATTTACTTGATATACGGTCAATTGAGGCAAATGCTTATTCTTTAGACCCAATTGAAATTCACCTACAAGACTGGTTACCTCATATTACAGAGAGCTTTCAAGAACGGGCGATCGCTCAACAACAAACGTTGCAGGTTAATATTTCGCCTAATTTACCTGAATTGGTTTCTGACACATCTGGACTAACCCGCATCATTTCAGAATTACTCAATAATGCCTGTAAATATACCCCTGCTAATGAACAAATTCAGGTGATAGCAAAGCTTGCTGATGATCCGCCTGGTGATATTAATTCAGGCATTCAAATTATCATCCGTAACTCTGGAGTTGAGATTTCAGCAGAACAATTGCCCCGGATCTTTGATCCATTCTACCGAATTCCCTCTAACGATCCCTGGAAACATGGTGGTACTGGTTTGGGACTGGCATTAGTTAAAAAATTAGCAGAGCACATGAAAAGTGCCATTTCGGTGACTAGCAGCCAAAAATGGGTCACATTTACGCTTTTGCTTCCTTTGGTTCTAACTGTAGACCCATTGCCCTCTTCTAAGATATAG
- a CDS encoding PAS domain-containing sensor histidine kinase has product MEDMDSLPKTSAELLEEIQTLQDRLAIAEGTLQAIMQGEVDALVVSGRKGTQVFTLQNADQSYRLLVEEMQQGAVILSTEGLILYCNKSFSALLKQPLETLIGSYFYGYISSQDASLFQSQLKQVERGEQIAIELFLVSQNIVEIPVYLSMNHLKLDDVVMNCVVITDLTEQKRHEKTLASERLARLMLEQAGEAILVCDHTGIIIRASQVACQIWKRNLVSQAFDTLSLFYAHSYVHSLEQPELNSAEILSSSKTPFSIRTVLDGETVRGLEVDLETSDGQALNLILNARPLTDRDNHFRGAIVILTDITRRKQTEIALKQSQTQLQQQLAEIENIYQCAPIGLNVLDTELRFVRINQRLAEMNGLPIEAHIGHTIRELFPNLADQAEQLLSPILETGEPCLNVEINGETPAQPGIQRTWLESFLPLKDGDRIIGINTVCEEITDRKRIEAERQKAEEALRQAKEELENRVLERTAALNQTIQDLKEAEERITVSLREKEVLLKEIHHRVKNNLGIVSSLLQMQIRRVPDPQTNLILQDSQNRIASIALVHEKLYRSDDLANVDLSQYIQDLTVYLFDSYNINSSQIRLIVQVENVHLDIETVIPFGLIINELVSNALKHAFPGERSGEIQIRLTQSSSKVNQQQTLVLVIQDNGLGLAPNFELKKTKTLGLTLVQGLVRQIGATLEIVSQEGTQFKITLVKS; this is encoded by the coding sequence ATGGAAGATATGGACAGTCTCCCAAAAACCTCAGCTGAACTCCTAGAAGAGATCCAGACGTTACAAGATCGGCTTGCGATCGCTGAAGGAACTTTGCAAGCCATTATGCAAGGGGAAGTAGATGCGCTTGTTGTTTCAGGTCGCAAAGGAACTCAAGTCTTTACGCTGCAAAATGCCGATCAATCCTATCGTTTATTAGTGGAGGAGATGCAGCAAGGTGCAGTTATTCTCTCAACTGAGGGGTTAATTTTATACTGCAATAAAAGTTTTTCGGCTCTACTAAAACAGCCATTAGAGACACTCATTGGATCATATTTTTATGGTTATATATCATCTCAAGATGCTTCATTATTTCAATCACAATTGAAACAGGTAGAGAGAGGTGAGCAGATCGCGATTGAACTATTTTTGGTATCTCAAAATATAGTTGAAATTCCTGTCTATCTTTCAATGAATCATCTCAAACTAGATGATGTTGTGATGAATTGTGTTGTGATTACTGATTTAACTGAGCAAAAGCGACATGAGAAAACGTTGGCTTCAGAGAGACTGGCACGACTCATGCTGGAGCAAGCAGGTGAAGCCATTTTAGTGTGTGACCATACAGGAATAATTATTCGTGCCAGTCAAGTAGCCTGTCAAATATGGAAAAGAAATCTTGTATCGCAAGCATTTGATACATTGTCACTTTTTTATGCTCACTCCTACGTCCACTCGTTAGAGCAGCCAGAACTAAACTCTGCTGAAATTTTATCCTCTAGTAAAACTCCTTTTAGCATTAGAACAGTTTTGGATGGAGAAACTGTTCGAGGATTGGAGGTGGATTTAGAAACTTCGGATGGACAGGCTTTAAATCTTATATTAAATGCTCGCCCTCTGACTGATCGTGACAACCATTTTCGTGGAGCAATTGTTATCTTAACCGATATTACCCGTCGCAAGCAAACAGAAATCGCTTTGAAGCAGAGCCAGACTCAACTTCAACAGCAACTTGCTGAGATTGAGAACATTTACCAATGTGCCCCGATTGGGTTAAATGTGTTGGATACAGAACTGCGCTTTGTGCGGATCAATCAACGCCTTGCTGAAATGAATGGACTCCCGATTGAAGCGCACATCGGTCATACAATACGGGAATTGTTTCCCAATTTAGCAGATCAGGCTGAACAACTCCTGTCTCCTATTCTGGAAACAGGAGAGCCTTGTTTGAATGTAGAAATCAATGGTGAGACTCCGGCTCAACCCGGCATACAACGAACCTGGCTCGAAAGTTTTTTACCCCTTAAAGATGGCGATCGCATTATTGGTATCAATACTGTCTGTGAAGAAATTACCGACCGTAAGCGAATTGAGGCAGAACGACAAAAAGCTGAGGAAGCGTTGCGACAGGCAAAAGAAGAACTGGAAAACCGAGTTTTAGAGCGAACGGCGGCCCTCAATCAAACGATTCAAGACTTAAAGGAAGCCGAAGAACGCATTACGGTATCACTCCGAGAAAAAGAAGTATTGTTGAAGGAAATTCACCATCGAGTCAAAAATAATTTAGGAATTGTCAGTAGCCTTCTCCAGATGCAAATTCGTCGGGTTCCTGATCCCCAAACGAATCTAATCTTGCAGGACAGCCAGAACCGGATTGCATCAATTGCTCTCGTTCATGAGAAGCTGTATCGTTCCGATGATCTCGCCAATGTCGATCTATCTCAGTATATTCAAGATCTGACAGTTTATTTATTTGATTCATATAATATCAATTCCAGCCAAATTCGGTTAATTGTTCAAGTTGAGAATGTGCATTTAGATATTGAAACGGTTATTCCTTTTGGCCTGATTATTAATGAACTGGTGTCTAATGCTCTAAAACATGCTTTTCCCGGTGAGCGATCGGGTGAGATCCAAATTAGGTTAACTCAATCTTCTTCCAAGGTGAATCAACAACAAACTTTAGTACTGGTTATTCAAGACAATGGACTTGGACTAGCACCTAATTTTGAGCTTAAAAAGACAAAGACTTTGGGTTTAACACTTGTTCAAGGTTTGGTAAGACAGATTGGTGCAACGCTTGAGATTGTTAGCCAGGAAGGAACTCAATTCAAAATTACATTAGTGAAATCATGA
- a CDS encoding circadian clock KaiB family protein → MTVSFEQAVVQQNQQRYYLRLYVAGTTPRSMRSLESLKAICEAYLQGRYELEVIDVYQTQPEDNIIAIPTLIKQLPSPMRRIIGDLSDTEKVLMGLDLVPR, encoded by the coding sequence ATGACTGTAAGTTTTGAACAAGCAGTCGTTCAACAAAATCAGCAACGTTATTATCTGCGGTTGTATGTTGCTGGAACCACGCCCCGGTCGATGCGATCGCTAGAGAGTTTGAAAGCGATCTGCGAAGCATATCTTCAGGGACGATATGAGTTAGAAGTGATTGATGTTTATCAAACTCAGCCAGAAGACAATATTATTGCTATTCCAACACTTATCAAACAGCTACCCTCGCCAATGCGCCGCATTATTGGAGATTTATCAGATACCGAAAAAGTATTGATGGGATTAGATCTGGTGCCTAGATAA
- a CDS encoding circadian clock KaiB family protein codes for MNSSDNANQTIPNQWKLRLYVAGQTPKSVTAFANLKKLCEEYLQGQYQIEIVDLLQHPELAKQDQILAIPTLVRQLPPPIRQIIGDLSNQDKVLLGLDLKKVEK; via the coding sequence ATGAACTCTTCTGATAATGCCAATCAAACGATACCGAATCAATGGAAACTCCGTTTATATGTTGCCGGACAAACCCCAAAATCGGTAACAGCTTTTGCCAACCTCAAAAAGTTATGTGAGGAGTATCTCCAGGGGCAGTACCAAATTGAGATCGTTGACTTATTGCAACACCCGGAGTTGGCGAAACAAGACCAAATTTTGGCAATTCCCACATTGGTCAGGCAACTACCACCTCCCATCCGGCAGATTATTGGGGATCTATCCAATCAAGATAAGGTTTTGCTGGGACTTGATCTTAAAAAAGTTGAGAAGTAA